From a single Sphingobium lignivorans genomic region:
- a CDS encoding ATP-dependent helicase yields MTVPSPSPADPPYLQGLNAPQREAVLTTEGPVLVLAGAGTGKTAALTARLAHLVATRRAFPSEILAVTFTNKAAREMRERVGRMIGPAVEGMPWLGTFHSIGARMLRRHAELVGLQSNFTILDTDDQLRLMKQIIQAAGIDEKRWTARALAALIDRWKNKGFTPKDVDAGESEAFANGKGAEIYAAYQDRLRALNACDFGDLLLHMLTLFRTDREVLEQYQQRFRYIMVDEYQDTNTSQYLWLRLLAQTRKNICCVGDDDQSIYSWRGAEVANILRFERDFPGAAIIRLEQNYRSTPHILAAASGVIAQNGGRLGKTLWTQADEGEKLRVIGVWDGPEEARRVGDEIEGLERQGVRADDIAILVRAQFQTREFEDRFIQIGMPYRIVGGYRFYERAEIRDALAYLRLVNQPADDLAFERIVNVPKRGLGDKAVEKVHRLARAEGVPLSLAAARIVDSDELTPQARRALGRFIGDLARWRDLATTMNHADLARQILDESGYTAVLQAERSTEASGRLENLQELARAMEDYETLGAFLEHVSLVMDNEGAQEEAKVTIMTIHAAKGLEFDTVFLAGWEDGLFPSQRSLDEGGLSALEEERRLAYVAITRARRRCYILHAANRRVYGQWTSSIPSRFIGELPKETTDVETTMSGGASLWRANWSERDDPFANVARGSGRGPGWQRAQGQFTREPTRIVEARQSAVSLGNKGRDDISVGMRIFHQKFGYGRVTAIEGNKLEIDFEQAGAKRVLDSFVSLA; encoded by the coding sequence ATGACAGTTCCCTCCCCCTCCCCGGCCGACCCGCCTTATCTGCAAGGGCTCAATGCCCCCCAGCGCGAGGCCGTGCTCACGACCGAGGGCCCGGTGCTGGTGCTTGCCGGCGCCGGCACGGGCAAGACGGCCGCGCTCACCGCGCGCCTCGCCCATCTGGTGGCGACCCGGCGCGCCTTCCCGTCCGAGATCCTTGCCGTCACCTTCACCAACAAGGCGGCGCGCGAGATGCGCGAGCGCGTCGGGCGGATGATCGGCCCGGCGGTGGAAGGCATGCCCTGGCTCGGCACCTTCCACAGCATCGGCGCGCGCATGCTTCGCCGCCATGCCGAGCTGGTGGGCCTGCAAAGCAACTTCACCATCCTCGATACGGACGACCAGCTGCGCCTGATGAAGCAGATCATCCAGGCCGCCGGCATAGACGAGAAGCGCTGGACCGCCCGCGCCCTCGCCGCGCTCATCGACCGGTGGAAGAACAAGGGCTTCACGCCGAAGGACGTCGATGCCGGCGAGAGCGAGGCCTTCGCCAATGGCAAGGGCGCGGAAATCTACGCCGCCTATCAGGATCGGCTGCGCGCCCTCAATGCCTGCGACTTCGGCGATCTGCTGCTGCACATGCTGACCCTGTTCCGCACGGACCGTGAGGTGCTGGAGCAGTATCAGCAGCGCTTCCGCTACATCATGGTGGACGAGTATCAGGACACCAACACCAGCCAGTATCTCTGGCTGCGGCTCCTCGCGCAGACCCGCAAGAACATCTGCTGCGTGGGCGACGATGACCAGAGCATCTACAGCTGGCGCGGCGCGGAAGTGGCGAACATCCTGCGTTTCGAGCGGGATTTCCCCGGCGCGGCGATCATCCGGCTGGAGCAGAATTACCGCTCGACACCCCATATCCTGGCCGCCGCGTCCGGCGTCATCGCGCAGAATGGCGGCCGGCTCGGCAAGACCTTGTGGACGCAGGCCGACGAGGGCGAGAAGCTGCGCGTCATCGGCGTGTGGGACGGGCCCGAGGAAGCCCGCCGCGTCGGCGACGAGATCGAAGGGCTGGAGCGGCAGGGCGTGCGGGCGGATGACATCGCCATCCTCGTGCGCGCGCAGTTCCAGACCCGCGAGTTCGAGGATCGCTTCATCCAGATCGGCATGCCTTATCGCATCGTGGGCGGCTATCGCTTCTACGAGCGGGCCGAGATCCGCGACGCGCTCGCTTATCTGCGCCTCGTCAACCAGCCTGCGGACGATCTCGCTTTCGAGCGGATCGTCAATGTGCCCAAGCGTGGCCTGGGCGACAAGGCGGTGGAGAAGGTCCATCGCCTCGCCCGCGCCGAGGGCGTGCCGCTGAGCCTCGCCGCGGCGCGGATCGTGGATAGCGACGAGCTGACGCCGCAGGCGCGCCGGGCGCTCGGCCGCTTCATCGGTGATCTTGCCCGCTGGCGCGATCTCGCCACCACCATGAACCATGCCGATCTTGCCCGGCAGATTCTGGATGAGAGCGGCTATACCGCGGTGCTCCAGGCGGAGCGCTCCACCGAGGCGTCCGGCCGGCTCGAGAACCTCCAGGAGCTGGCGCGCGCCATGGAGGATTATGAGACGCTCGGCGCCTTCCTCGAGCATGTCAGCCTCGTCATGGACAATGAGGGGGCGCAGGAGGAAGCGAAGGTCACCATCATGACCATCCATGCCGCCAAGGGGCTCGAATTCGACACTGTGTTCCTGGCCGGATGGGAAGATGGCCTGTTTCCCTCCCAGCGGTCGCTGGACGAGGGCGGGCTCTCGGCGCTGGAGGAAGAGCGGCGCCTTGCCTATGTGGCGATCACGCGGGCCCGGCGGCGCTGCTATATCCTCCATGCCGCCAACCGGCGGGTCTATGGCCAGTGGACCAGTTCCATTCCTTCCCGCTTCATCGGCGAGTTGCCGAAGGAGACAACGGACGTCGAAACCACCATGAGCGGCGGCGCGAGCCTGTGGCGCGCCAACTGGTCCGAGCGGGACGATCCTTTCGCGAATGTCGCCCGCGGCTCGGGTCGCGGCCCCGGCTGGCAGCGCGCGCAGGGCCAGTTCACGCGCGAGCCCACCCGCATCGTGGAAGCGCGGCAGAGCGCCGTCAGCCTTGGCAACAAGGGGCGGGATGATATCAGCGTCGGCATGCGCATCTTCCACCAGAAGTTCGGCTATGGCCGCGTCACCGCCATCGAGGGCAACAAGCTGGAGATCGATTTCGAGCAGGCCGGCGCCAAGCGCGTGCTCGACAGCTTCGTGAGCCTCGCCTGA
- a CDS encoding tetratricopeptide repeat protein has protein sequence MKRLFAALVATSALTSVASAADQPVIGPAPAWVRPIAPPSAPAKADDAPLRVLLSDQQVALEPGRRTIYSAMSFRIQNPQGLAAGNISLPWRPDTDVLTVHKLLIRRGDQAIDVLESGQTFTVLRREQNLESATLDGILTANIQPEGLQVGDTLEFAMSVSSSDPTMQGHVELMAGAWDGFPVGRAHLRVQWPTGLPARFRQTASLPALKPVKSGDKLVMEFTLDNIEPIIPPKGAPARYQIGRLVEVTDFASWADVGALMAPLYDKTAVIPSEGPLRKELERIKALSADPRVRAEAALALVQDRVRYVALLMGDGGYVPADAETTWARRYGDCKAKTALLLALLHGLGIEAEPVAVSTMFGDGLDARLPMLGLFNHVLVRATVAGKTYWLDGTRTGDTSLDRLIVPNVGWGLPLVAKDAALVRMVPAPLETPTKDTSIRIDASAGISVPAPTRIETILRGDEAIATSIALANLSGEARDRALRDYWKGQHDFIDVKTTSATFDPKTGEQRVVMEGLAKMDWSGGSYETDDMRVGYRADFSRDPGPGHDAPFAVPYPFFRRTKETIILPPESGAFRPGSGLEVDQTIAGIEYRRHATLEDNVFTIERTDRSVAPEFPAKEAVAAQATLRALADRSAVLRKPMDYVASESEIATTSANTPSSAAEYRRRVRLFLDQGMREEAEADYGKLIELDPTNVWAWSNRAITRIQLGDLAGAQADLEKAASLDPTYIQLFIGRGMLANLEHRPKDAVDAYTKALQIEPDNSYALTQRGVAYAALGDQDRAVADRIAGATAYISENPEEADPLIERANLMMDLGRIDEAIRDFEKAHALDPKNARALSGRGLAYVWKGDFDAAVPDLDAALAINPRNAAAFRGRGLLAQKKGRWREAIAAYTTSLEIAPDSAFALGQRGLCEQASGDKEAALRDTAAAIKLRPESIDLYLLRANILRSLGKREESLAEAEALVAANPHNPHAHVTAAKIYAAFQDPRAMQTYEKAIALRPEAYIYLNRSQSRPKTDVAGRRADLEEALRLQPGFAEARGAMAQLQIDSGDLAGAISTYSLALAEAPDNLDLLMGRGIAYARSGDAARADTDFKRARSKASDQTVLNKLCWDKATAGQALESALADCDAALAQAPDEAAFLDSRGLVLLRLGRIDEAIATYDKVLKEYPDLPSSLFGRAVAWARKGDRAKSDADAAAALSMDPDVQAQFEGYGVVR, from the coding sequence ATGAAACGTCTTTTCGCCGCACTCGTCGCCACGAGTGCGCTTACGAGCGTCGCATCCGCGGCGGATCAACCGGTCATTGGCCCGGCACCGGCCTGGGTGCGGCCCATAGCACCGCCATCGGCACCCGCGAAAGCTGACGATGCCCCGCTTCGTGTCCTGCTCTCCGACCAGCAGGTCGCCCTGGAGCCCGGACGGCGGACGATCTATTCGGCCATGTCGTTCAGGATCCAGAATCCCCAGGGGCTGGCGGCCGGCAACATCTCGCTGCCCTGGCGACCCGATACCGATGTCCTGACGGTCCACAAGCTTCTGATCCGGCGCGGAGACCAGGCCATCGATGTCCTCGAGTCGGGTCAGACCTTCACGGTCCTGCGGCGCGAGCAGAATCTGGAAAGCGCGACGCTCGATGGCATCCTCACCGCCAATATCCAGCCCGAGGGGCTGCAGGTGGGGGATACGCTCGAATTCGCCATGTCGGTCTCGTCGAGCGATCCGACGATGCAGGGCCATGTCGAGCTGATGGCCGGCGCCTGGGACGGCTTCCCGGTCGGGCGCGCTCATCTCCGCGTCCAGTGGCCGACCGGTCTTCCGGCACGCTTTCGTCAGACGGCCTCCCTGCCGGCTCTGAAACCAGTGAAGTCGGGCGACAAGCTGGTCATGGAATTCACGCTCGACAATATCGAGCCGATCATTCCGCCCAAGGGCGCGCCGGCGCGTTACCAGATCGGGCGCCTTGTCGAGGTGACGGATTTCGCATCCTGGGCGGATGTCGGCGCGCTCATGGCGCCTCTTTATGACAAGACGGCCGTGATTCCGTCCGAGGGTCCGCTCCGCAAGGAGCTGGAGCGGATCAAGGCTCTTTCTGCCGATCCCCGGGTCCGTGCGGAAGCCGCCCTCGCGCTCGTGCAGGACCGGGTGCGCTATGTCGCGCTGCTGATGGGGGATGGCGGCTATGTCCCCGCGGATGCGGAGACGACCTGGGCGCGCAGATATGGGGATTGCAAGGCCAAGACCGCGCTTCTCCTCGCGCTGCTGCACGGTCTGGGCATAGAGGCGGAGCCTGTTGCGGTCAGCACCATGTTCGGGGACGGCCTCGATGCGCGCCTGCCGATGCTCGGCCTGTTCAACCATGTGCTCGTCCGCGCCACTGTGGCCGGCAAGACTTACTGGCTGGACGGCACAAGGACCGGCGACACCAGCCTGGACAGGCTCATCGTGCCGAATGTCGGCTGGGGCCTGCCACTGGTCGCGAAGGATGCGGCGCTCGTCCGGATGGTGCCCGCACCGCTGGAGACGCCGACAAAGGACACATCCATCCGGATCGACGCCAGCGCCGGCATCTCGGTGCCCGCGCCGACAAGGATCGAGACGATCCTGCGCGGGGATGAAGCGATTGCCACCAGCATCGCGCTCGCGAACCTCTCCGGGGAAGCGCGCGACCGGGCGCTCCGGGACTATTGGAAGGGACAGCACGACTTCATCGATGTGAAGACGACAAGCGCCACCTTCGACCCGAAGACCGGCGAGCAGCGGGTTGTCATGGAGGGCCTGGCCAAGATGGACTGGTCGGGCGGCTCCTATGAGACCGACGATATGCGCGTGGGCTATCGCGCCGATTTCAGTCGAGATCCCGGCCCCGGCCACGATGCGCCCTTCGCCGTGCCCTATCCCTTCTTCCGTCGCACGAAGGAGACCATCATCCTTCCTCCCGAAAGCGGGGCGTTCAGGCCGGGGTCGGGACTGGAGGTCGACCAGACCATAGCGGGCATCGAGTATCGCCGGCACGCCACGCTTGAGGATAATGTCTTCACCATCGAGCGGACGGACCGCAGCGTCGCGCCCGAGTTCCCCGCGAAAGAGGCCGTGGCCGCCCAGGCGACGCTCCGCGCGCTCGCTGACCGGTCCGCCGTCCTGCGCAAGCCGATGGATTACGTGGCAAGCGAGAGCGAGATCGCGACCACCAGCGCGAACACGCCGTCCAGTGCCGCCGAATATCGCAGGCGCGTGAGGCTTTTCCTCGATCAGGGCATGCGCGAGGAAGCCGAAGCCGATTACGGCAAGCTCATCGAACTGGACCCGACGAACGTGTGGGCATGGTCGAACCGTGCCATCACCAGGATCCAGCTCGGGGATCTGGCCGGCGCGCAGGCTGACCTGGAGAAAGCGGCGTCGCTTGATCCGACCTATATTCAGCTGTTCATCGGGCGGGGCATGCTGGCCAATCTCGAACATCGGCCGAAGGACGCGGTCGATGCCTATACCAAGGCCCTCCAGATCGAGCCCGACAACAGCTACGCGCTAACGCAGCGCGGCGTCGCTTATGCTGCCCTTGGCGATCAGGACCGTGCAGTCGCGGATCGCATCGCGGGCGCCACCGCCTATATCTCGGAAAATCCTGAAGAAGCCGACCCGCTCATCGAGAGAGCCAATCTGATGATGGATCTTGGGCGCATCGATGAGGCCATCAGGGATTTCGAGAAAGCCCACGCCCTCGATCCCAAAAACGCCAGGGCCCTGTCGGGTCGTGGGCTCGCTTATGTCTGGAAGGGAGATTTCGACGCTGCTGTCCCTGATCTGGACGCCGCCCTGGCGATAAACCCGCGGAATGCGGCGGCGTTCCGGGGGCGCGGTCTCCTTGCTCAAAAGAAAGGGCGGTGGCGCGAGGCGATAGCGGCGTACACCACCTCTCTGGAGATCGCACCCGACAGCGCCTTTGCACTGGGGCAGCGAGGCCTGTGCGAGCAGGCGTCCGGCGACAAGGAAGCTGCCCTGCGCGATACCGCCGCGGCCATCAAGCTGCGCCCGGAATCGATCGATCTCTATCTGTTGCGCGCCAACATCCTGCGCTCCCTGGGCAAGCGGGAGGAGAGCCTTGCCGAGGCCGAGGCCCTCGTTGCTGCCAATCCCCACAACCCTCATGCGCATGTCACGGCCGCGAAGATCTACGCTGCTTTTCAAGACCCCCGGGCGATGCAGACCTATGAAAAGGCGATCGCGCTCAGGCCCGAAGCCTATATCTATCTCAATCGCAGCCAGAGCCGCCCCAAGACTGACGTGGCAGGCCGCCGGGCCGACCTTGAGGAAGCGCTCAGGCTGCAACCGGGCTTCGCCGAGGCCAGAGGGGCAATGGCGCAATTGCAGATCGACAGCGGAGACCTGGCCGGTGCGATTTCAACTTATTCCCTCGCCCTCGCCGAGGCGCCGGACAATCTTGACCTTCTGATGGGGCGCGGGATCGCTTACGCCCGGTCGGGCGACGCGGCGCGCGCCGACACCGACTTCAAGCGAGCACGAAGCAAGGCTTCGGATCAAACCGTGCTCAATAAACTGTGCTGGGACAAGGCAACAGCCGGCCAGGCGCTCGAGTCCGCGCTGGCCGATTGCGATGCGGCGCTCGCTCAGGCCCCCGATGAAGCCGCTTTCCTCGACAGCCGCGGCCTGGTGCTCCTGCGCCTGGGCCGGATCGATGAAGCGATCGCTACTTATGACAAGGTGCTGAAGGAATATCCTGATTTGCCATCCTCATTGTTCGGTCGGGCCGTCGCCTGGGCGCGCAAGGGTGATCGCGCGAAGTCGGACGCGGATGCGGCAGCGGCGCTCAGCATGGATCCCGATGTGCAGGCGCAATTCGAAGGTTATGGCGTGGTGCGATGA